GGGACTCAAGACGAATCTAACTTAACGTTACAGCAAGTATTTGACAAAGCCATTGAACGTCAACAAACATTAAAAAATGTTCATGCAGCTGTTGATATGAAACAAGAGATGGAAATGGAATTTGAAGGGCAACAAATGCTCTTTACAACCGCATCTAATTTTGAAATGGACGCTCAGCAAAGCCCGCTCGCAATGTTTATGACAGGCACGGTAGCGATGGATATGGGCGGCGAAATGATGGAAATGCCACTTGAAATGTATATGACCGAAGCAGATGGATTTTATATGTTAAATGCTGAAGCGAATGAATGGATGAAATTGCCGGATGATCAATACGAGCAAATGTTAGCGCAAACCGGAGCCCAGGCCGATGCTACCGCACAACTTGAACAGTTGAAACAATTTGTCGAAGATTTTGAGTTTAAACAGGACGACAAGAACTATTTACTAACACTTCATGTTGAAGGAGAAAAATTCAAAGAACTCGTTATGGGGCAGCTTGGAACGAGTTTGAGTGAATTGACAGAGCAAAGTGGAGATGTATTTGAAACGATGGCATTTGAA
The sequence above is a segment of the Solibacillus sp. FSL H8-0523 genome. Coding sequences within it:
- a CDS encoding DUF6612 family protein, whose protein sequence is MKKHYFLATSALAVLALAACGDTAAPVTGTQDESNLTLQQVFDKAIERQQTLKNVHAAVDMKQEMEMEFEGQQMLFTTASNFEMDAQQSPLAMFMTGTVAMDMGGEMMEMPLEMYMTEADGFYMLNAEANEWMKLPDDQYEQMLAQTGAQADATAQLEQLKQFVEDFEFKQDDKNYLLTLHVEGEKFKELVMGQLGTSLSELTEQSGDVFETMAFEDSKYELTINKETFDTEEMTMDLTILMDEQGQQSKITTDATINYSKFDQLDEIKIPDEVKNKAISE